ACGTGGTCAGCTTCGCGGCCCCGGGCTTCTTCGAGAGCAACCTCCAATACTACCAGGCCGCGCATTTCTTCTACCCCTACACCGTCTACATGACGGCGGTCTGGGGCTATCTGCTCTACCGTCGGCTCAAGCGCCGCGAGCCCGAACCGCCGCCGTGAACGCCGAGCGGCCGGCCGTCCCCGAGCCCGCCGCCGTCTGGCGCCCGGCGGCCGACGGGCTGAAGCGGCTCTGGGGCCGGGCCTGGTGGACCAAAGCCTTGGTGGGCCTCGGCCTGCTGATCATCCTCGGGCTGACCTATTACGTCGGCCTGCGGCTGGTCGAGTGGGGCGACACCGACCTGGCCCGCTTCCACGGCTACGGTCGCGCCGTGATCGAGGACCGGCCCCTCTACCGGGAGCGCTGGAGCGGCGGCGAGTATCTCTATCCGCCCTTCTTCGCCCTGGCCCTGACCGCCCTGGCCTGGCTGCCCGTGGGGCTGTTCGCCTTCCTCTGGGGCCTGGTCAACCTGGCGGCCACGGCGCTGGCCCTGCTGTTCGCCCTGGTGCTCGTCGAACCGCTGCGCCACCGGCGTGGCCGCCGCTCAATCCTGCTCTGGCTGCTGGCGCTGAGCTGGGCCTTCTGGAACAAGAACCTGACCGCGGGCCAGCTCAACGCCGTCCTGTTGCTGCTGGTCCTGGCCGGCGTCCATCAACTGGAGCGTGGCCACGACGCCGGGGCCGGCCTGTTGCTGGGTTTGGCGACGGCGCTCAAGCTGACCCCGGGGTTGCTGCTGGTCTACCTGCTGCTGCGCGGACGCTGGAGGGTGATCCTCTGGGCGACGGGGATCTTTCTGGTCCTCAACCTCGTCGTTCCCCTCGTCGTCTGGGGGCCGGAGCGGCTGTTCGGCGAGTACGCCGTCTACCTGGAGTGCCTGTCGCGCAGCTTCCTCGGCGCCGTGAGCGTCCACACCTGGTACGACAACCAGGCCCCGGCGGCCCTGTTGACCCGGCTGAGCGCGGCCGCCGACTTCAGCCTCGAGGCCTCCCGGGTGGCCGTCGTGACTGAGCCGTTGGTCGTCTGGGGCCGGCGGATCCTGGCCCTGCTGCTGGTCGGTGGGACCGTCGCCGCGCTGTGGAAGCGCCCCGGCGGCTACCGCGGCCGCCTCATCGACTACGCCCTGCTGGCGGCCCTGCCCCTGGCACTGACCGCCACCACCTGGAAGCATCACTATCTGGGCCTGGTCCCCGCCCTGCTGCTTCTGGTACTATACTGGTGGGAAGACTCCGCCGGGCGCGGCCCGCTGACCGTCCTCGTCGTCCTCGGTCTG
This genomic window from Candidatus Coatesbacteria bacterium contains:
- a CDS encoding DUF2029 domain-containing protein — encoded protein: MVDARGQAGRTGFDGLRPLAAPTGLRGSADRLRPDAGGAVAPDRRNRHPSPDPAAAGQPVAGLLVLQRAAAGRSESAGVLRRGHQPAVVVLRGQLRGPGLLREQPPILPGRAFLLPLHRLHDGGLGLSALPSAQAPRARTAAVNAERPAVPEPAAVWRPAADGLKRLWGRAWWTKALVGLGLLIILGLTYYVGLRLVEWGDTDLARFHGYGRAVIEDRPLYRERWSGGEYLYPPFFALALTALAWLPVGLFAFLWGLVNLAATALALLFALVLVEPLRHRRGRRSILLWLLALSWAFWNKNLTAGQLNAVLLLLVLAGVHQLERGHDAGAGLLLGLATALKLTPGLLLVYLLLRGRWRVILWATGIFLVLNLVVPLVVWGPERLFGEYAVYLECLSRSFLGAVSVHTWYDNQAPAALLTRLSAAADFSLEASRVAVVTEPLVVWGRRILALLLVGGTVAALWKRPGGYRGRLIDYALLAALPLALTATTWKHHYLGLVPALLLLVLYWWEDSAGRGPLTVLVVLGLGVNLLALGDILPGALIGEAARPLRYAHFFYPFVAYLLAVYGWLLTRRWSTLSTSGPTPSPSDPALPQGVEDA